Below is a window of Desulfurispira natronophila DNA.
TTGCTCCCTGGATAACCGATGAGTCTTGTGTGGATATGGCTTTTGAGGATATTGCCCTTGCGGCTACCCGTTGCCGCTACGATGACTGTAGTCATACGGTGGAGCCAGACTGCGCAGTAGTGCAGGGTGTCGAGGATGGTGAGATATACGAGGAGCGAGTAGAGGCTTACCGGGAGCTGATAGAGGAAATTCGCGAGCTGAATCAGCAGCGTACGCTGCGAGGGATTGCTAAGCAAGATCATGAGCGGCGAGGGCGCACCCGGCAACACAAGAAGAAAAAGGGTTATAGCTCACGATAGCTCTTGGCAGGAGCTGCCGCTTCTCTGCAAAGAGATCTTCAATAATTTAATTTCTCCAGGAAGTATATGCAGATAATTACGACCCATCAGCAACCAGACTTTGACGCCCTGGCCTCCATGATAGCGGCCCAACTCCTGCACCCTCAGGGGAAAATTGTTGCTATCGGAGCAATTCCGGAACATATCGAAATTTTTCTTTCCAATTCTGAAATAGAAATCAAAGTTCATCGGGAATCGGATATAGATCCGCAGCAAGTGAAAGCCATGGTTGTGGTGGATGCCGGCGATGGCAAGCGCCTGGGGAAATTTGGAGAGCTTTTTGGCGTCGTGCCTACCATCGTGTACGATCATCACCAGACAGAATCTATTGATTCTCAAAAAACTTGCAGTGAGCAGGTGGAGCGGCACTATCGGGATTGTGGTGCCAATTCCAGTTTTATGGTGGAGCTGCTGCGAAAATCAGGAGCGAGTATCGATGCAGCTCTTGCCACTACGCTTTTGTGTGGCATTTATGAGGACACCGGACATTTGACCTATACCTCTACGCGCCCCGTAGACTGCTTGAGTGCCGGTTATCTGCTCGAATGTGGTGGTGACCTGGAAGTGGTAGGTGCCACCCTTGCCAAGCACTGGAAGGATGCGGATATTCATATCCTCAGTGATTTGCTGAAAAACTATGAGCACTATCAGATTATGGGTATTGATGCCGGCATCAGCTACGCTGACTTTCACGCCTTTGTGCCCGATGTGGCAGAGATGTTGGGTAACATTATGGGTATTCGCAAATGCTCACTACTCGTGGTTTTTTTGCGAATGGAGGGGCGAATCTACGCTATTGTTCGCAGTAATAGTTATGTTAGTGCGGCCCAGGTGGCTGAGCTCTACGGCGGTGGTGGGCATCACAATGCCGCCAGTGCCACCGTTAAAAATATGACCCTGGTACAGGCGCTGGACTATGTACGTGCTTCTTTGAAAGAATTGATTACCCTCTCCCGGACCACTCGCTCAATCATGAGTGCCAATGCTATAAGTGTCAAATCAGATAGTACTTTAGAGTCAGCTTATCAGCAGTTTTCCCGAGATGGCATTAACTGTATGCCCGTGCTGGATGAAAATGAGGATCTGTTGGGCCTTCTCTACAAAAACCAGTGCATGCGAGCTCTATTTCATGGCCTTGGTTCCCAGCCGGTCCACACCGTAGCTGATACAGATATACAGGCCATAGGTGCCGATGAACCTTTTACTCAGGCGGAGCAGATTCTTCTCGGAGGACGCCAGGCCATGGTCCCCATCTGCGAGGATGGCAGGGTGGTAGGCGTGATAACTCGCACGGATTTGTTGCGGGAGTATCGTCACGATACGGAAATGGAGCTCCCGGCTCAGCAGCGGAGCCAGTCATCGCAGCGACCTCGCCATGTGCGCAAGATGTTGCGGGAAATACTGGGGAAAAAAAATTTTTCCTACTTGGAGGCAGCTTCGGAGCTGGCTTTGAGTCGTCGGCAGAGTGTTTACCTGGTAGGGGGGATTGTGAGGGATCTGATTCTGCGTACCCCCAATTTCGATATAGATCTGGTAGTGGAAGGCGATGCTCAGCCCTTTGCCAATGCGCTTGCCGAACAACTGGCGGGTCGTTTGCGTTTCCATGAGCGTTTTAAAACCGGGGTGATTATACTCCCTGATGGCCTGCGCATTGATGTGGCTTCCAGCCGCAACGAGTACTACGAGAGCCCAGGGGCTCTTCCCAGTGTTACGGTGGGTTCTATCAAGCGGGATTTGTATCGGCGGGATTTCAGTATCAATGCCATGGCGGTTTCTCTTAACACCTTTGAATTGTTGGATTTTTTTGGAGGGGTGCAAGATATTCGTGATCGCAAGGTTCGAGTATTGCACAATCTTTCATTTATAGAGGATCCTACCCGGATGTTTCGGGCTGTGCGATTTGAGCAGCGCTACGAATTCGATATAGGAGACCAGACCCTGAAGTTGCTGCGCCGGGCCAGAGACCTGGACCTTCTCCAGCATATTAGCTCTCAGCGCATTTACGACGAACTGCGGCACATGCTCAATGAGGAGTATCCGTCGCGACACATTGCTCGCTTGTTTGAACTTGATCTTCTGAGGTCTCTGCATTCGTCGATGGGTTTCGACCGCAAGACCTTGGAGCTGGTGAGCAGTATGGAAGATCTGTTGGTGGTCTCAGATTTCCTGCGCATGGAGGATCTGCGGCGCGATGTGCTCTACCTGGCTATACTGTTGCGTAGCCTCAAGCCAGAGCAAATTATTGATATTCCTCTGTTGCAAGAGCTTTCTCGTCGCGATCGGCAGTTGATTGCCCTTGGTTTTAGTCGCTCGGCAGAACTGTTGCAGTGTATTCATTCCGAGGGTAAGTTGTGGCGGAAGTTACGGCTGGTATCACAGTATGAAAACGATATTATTTTATTGGCCATGGTGCGCAGTAACTCACAACAGCGCTCCTGGCACTTTTTGCGCGACTATCTGCGCTCCTATGCCAACACTTTACCCATTCTTCGTGGTGATGAGTTGATAAAGATGGGAGTGCCGGAAGGCCCGGCGGTAGCAGATGCCTTGTGTATGCTGCAAGCCTACATTGTCCGAAGGGGCAATAATCGCCCTGACCGGGATGAGGAAGAGCTATTTGTGCAGCGCATTGTTATGCCATGCTTGACTCGTCGTTAGGTGCGAGGAGATGAAGCTGTTTCGGTGATGCTGGTGAGAGTGCAGGTACAGGGCCTCTGGCTGGTAGCGCACAGGCCATCACTCGCCAGTCACTTTTCGGTTGCCTTTGTGTCATCCCGCAGGTTAATGTGCCTGTATCAAAGGGGGAGACATGCAGGACTATTTCTACGCCTATGCTCTGCGGGAGTTTTTTCAGGGTAAAATATATCGTGATGGTGGCTTGCTCTTGCAGAACAGCAGTCTTGACGAGCTTGCTCTCACGCAAATACCACAGCGCAATCTTGAACTACTGCGAAAAAGCTACGATGATGAGCTGCAGCAGTTGGCCAGCCTTACTGGTGTATGGGTTTTGACCCTGGACGACGAGCAGTATCCTTCACGCCTACGGCATATTGCCGATCCGCCACTGATTCTTTATGGCAGGGGAGCGTTGCCCGGGCACTCTGCTCTGGCCATGGTTGGCTCCCGGGGTCCCACCGAGTATGGCAAGATGGTGGCCAGGAAGCTTGCAGCCGAGCTGGGTGAGGCGGGGCTGTGTATTGTCAGTGGTTTGGCTCGGGGGATTGATTCCGTGGCTCACCAGGCGGCATCTGGCACCAAGGGGAGTACCGTGGCGGTAATGGGTTGCGGTATTGACCGTGTGTATCCTGCCGGCAATCAGCGGTTGGCGCGCAAGATTGTCGAGGATAGCGGTGCGGTTATAACCGAGTTTTCCCCGGGAACGGGGGTTTGGCCTGGCAATTTTCCCCGGCGCAATCGCATTATCAGTGGTATGTGCCTGGGTGTCATTGTGGTGGAGGCGGCTCGTAAAAGTGGCACTATGATAACGGCGCGACTGGCCCTCAGTCAGGGTCGGGAAGTCTTTGCCGTTCCCGGAAGCATCTATTCGCCCAAGTCGTATGGTTCCCACGATCTGATCCGTGAAGGAGCACACCTGGCGGGGAGTGCAGATGACATCGTAGCGGAGTTGTCCCTGCCCAGTCTTTTTCGGGGCACAGTAGGAAGAGACAGCCAGATAAACGCCCATGAAAAACTCCCTGAAGGGCTGCGTTCTATCCTTTCTGCGCTACATGAACAGGGTCCTCAGACAGCTGAGCAGCTGCTTGGGTGCTCTGGCGCTGATGAGGCTTCATTTCGGGAAAACCTTGCAGAATTGGAGCTGATGGGCTATATATCTCACAGATCGGGAACCTATTTCCCCAACTGAGGTGCGAAATGAGTAGAAAAAGTGCCGTACTTGCGCAGACCATTGCCAATGTTCTTATGGTTGAAGAGCGGTGTATGAAGAATAGTATGGGTGTTGTGTACGATGTGATGGAAACCTTGGGGCACGAAGAGGAGGAAATTGCTTCGGCCGTGGGCTTTCTGGAGTCTATTCCCACGCACTCAACGGGAATGATCTATCGGCAGGATGACTCCATTACCTTTCCCGGTAAGGGTATGGGGAAAATTCTTACCCCCGAGGCGCGCAATATCCTCAGTTTGATGGAGCAGTATAGCGTACTGGATAGTCACACGATTGAGGATATTCTGGATCGTATTGAAGTCTCTTCCTTTGAAAAGGGAGAGGCGTTAAATCTGGAAGAGTTGAAGTCTATTATCAACGGGGTCATTATCGACAACATTACTTTAGGTGTGGAAGATATGGTGCGGATGGCCAGCGAAAGCTGGGGAGCTGCTCTGCACTGAGATATGGAAACCTTTCAGGTGCGGCGCGCCAGGAGAATGTATTCTACATTGCCATCGGTGCCGTGGGTTTGGCACTCCTCATAGGAAAGCACTTCCCAAAGGCCATGAGTTTGCCACTGTTCTACAACCTTATGTAACGCTTCAAGGCGGTATTCGTCCCTACGGACGATGCCGCCTTTTCCTATTTTTTCCCGCTCCAACTCAAATTGTGGTTTGACCAAACCAATGAAGTAGGTTCCGGTAATTGCCAACTGACTGATAGGGTCAAATATTCGTGCCAGAGAAATGAATGAGACGTCGGTGACAATAAGATCGAAGGTGGTTCCTGGAGGTGCATTATAGCGGCGTATGTCGGTTTGCTCTTGCAAAATGACCTGAGGATGGTTGCGTAGTCGCCAGTCTAGCTGATTGGTGCCAACATCAACGGCATGAACCACTTCGGCGCCGTTTTGCAAGAGGCAGTCGGTAAATCCGCCGGTTGAGGAGCCAATATCCATGCATACCCAGCCCTGAGGGTTGATGTGGAAACTCTCCAGGGCTTGCTGGAGTTTCAAACCGCCTCGGCTGACATAGGGGATATCACTGCCCTTGAGACGAATTGTGGATGTGGGGCTGACCATGTCCCCCGCTTTGTCGCGGCGATGGTCGTCGACTATCACGGCTCCTGCCATGATGAGCGCCCGCGCCCGCTCCCGACTTTGGGCGAGTTGCCGGTCAACCAGCAGTCGATCCAGGCGAACTTTTCCTGCGGTCTTAGTTGCCATGGCTGTCGCTGGCTGTGGTTTCGCTCCCGCCCGGTTGATCGTAATGAAAAACCAGAGTTACGCGGTTGCCAGGGTCTGTGTAGCTGATATCGTCAGCGTAGTGGTTGACAATAAAAATACCTCGACCACCAATTTGCAGCAAGTTGTCGTCGTCGGTGGGGGTGGGTGTGTGGTGATAGTCAAATCCAGGCCCTTCGTCGGTGATGCTTACTGCAATCCCGTTCTGGATGTCCTCGGACTCAACCACCACCTTTTTGGCAATGTCACACTGGTTGCCGTGCATAATGGCATTGGTCAGTGCCTCGTCAATCGCAAGCCGCATGCGGTAAAGTTTGCGCTTCGAGTAGTGCTGGCCGGGGATGGCCTCTACCACTTTCTTGGCGTATTGGGCTACAT
It encodes the following:
- a CDS encoding DUF494 family protein — protein: MSRKSAVLAQTIANVLMVEERCMKNSMGVVYDVMETLGHEEEEIASAVGFLESIPTHSTGMIYRQDDSITFPGKGMGKILTPEARNILSLMEQYSVLDSHTIEDILDRIEVSSFEKGEALNLEELKSIINGVIIDNITLGVEDMVRMASESWGAALH
- a CDS encoding CBS domain-containing protein; translation: MQIITTHQQPDFDALASMIAAQLLHPQGKIVAIGAIPEHIEIFLSNSEIEIKVHRESDIDPQQVKAMVVVDAGDGKRLGKFGELFGVVPTIVYDHHQTESIDSQKTCSEQVERHYRDCGANSSFMVELLRKSGASIDAALATTLLCGIYEDTGHLTYTSTRPVDCLSAGYLLECGGDLEVVGATLAKHWKDADIHILSDLLKNYEHYQIMGIDAGISYADFHAFVPDVAEMLGNIMGIRKCSLLVVFLRMEGRIYAIVRSNSYVSAAQVAELYGGGGHHNAASATVKNMTLVQALDYVRASLKELITLSRTTRSIMSANAISVKSDSTLESAYQQFSRDGINCMPVLDENEDLLGLLYKNQCMRALFHGLGSQPVHTVADTDIQAIGADEPFTQAEQILLGGRQAMVPICEDGRVVGVITRTDLLREYRHDTEMELPAQQRSQSSQRPRHVRKMLREILGKKNFSYLEAASELALSRRQSVYLVGGIVRDLILRTPNFDIDLVVEGDAQPFANALAEQLAGRLRFHERFKTGVIILPDGLRIDVASSRNEYYESPGALPSVTVGSIKRDLYRRDFSINAMAVSLNTFELLDFFGGVQDIRDRKVRVLHNLSFIEDPTRMFRAVRFEQRYEFDIGDQTLKLLRRARDLDLLQHISSQRIYDELRHMLNEEYPSRHIARLFELDLLRSLHSSMGFDRKTLELVSSMEDLLVVSDFLRMEDLRRDVLYLAILLRSLKPEQIIDIPLLQELSRRDRQLIALGFSRSAELLQCIHSEGKLWRKLRLVSQYENDIILLAMVRSNSQQRSWHFLRDYLRSYANTLPILRGDELIKMGVPEGPAVADALCMLQAYIVRRGNNRPDRDEEELFVQRIVMPCLTRR
- a CDS encoding ATP-binding protein; this encodes MAQTMEFNSNIEDVAQYAKKVVEAIPGQHYSKRKLYRMRLAIDEALTNAIMHGNQCDIAKKVVVESEDIQNGIAVSITDEGPGFDYHHTPTPTDDDNLLQIGGRGIFIVNHYADDISYTDPGNRVTLVFHYDQPGGSETTASDSHGN
- a CDS encoding TlyA family RNA methyltransferase, with the translated sequence MATKTAGKVRLDRLLVDRQLAQSRERARALIMAGAVIVDDHRRDKAGDMVSPTSTIRLKGSDIPYVSRGGLKLQQALESFHINPQGWVCMDIGSSTGGFTDCLLQNGAEVVHAVDVGTNQLDWRLRNHPQVILQEQTDIRRYNAPPGTTFDLIVTDVSFISLARIFDPISQLAITGTYFIGLVKPQFELEREKIGKGGIVRRDEYRLEALHKVVEQWQTHGLWEVLSYEECQTHGTDGNVEYILLARRT
- the dprA gene encoding DNA-processing protein DprA — encoded protein: MQDYFYAYALREFFQGKIYRDGGLLLQNSSLDELALTQIPQRNLELLRKSYDDELQQLASLTGVWVLTLDDEQYPSRLRHIADPPLILYGRGALPGHSALAMVGSRGPTEYGKMVARKLAAELGEAGLCIVSGLARGIDSVAHQAASGTKGSTVAVMGCGIDRVYPAGNQRLARKIVEDSGAVITEFSPGTGVWPGNFPRRNRIISGMCLGVIVVEAARKSGTMITARLALSQGREVFAVPGSIYSPKSYGSHDLIREGAHLAGSADDIVAELSLPSLFRGTVGRDSQINAHEKLPEGLRSILSALHEQGPQTAEQLLGCSGADEASFRENLAELELMGYISHRSGTYFPN